In Labilibaculum sp. DW002, one DNA window encodes the following:
- a CDS encoding YjbH domain-containing protein — protein MPNLTLEVRRFLSILFFVCLPAWLCAQATSGSIGLLNIPSAEMQKDGTFLFGANYLPQEFTPSRLSYDSGNYYLNLTFLPFMEVNYRMVLLQNAKTSKYTEQDRTFGLKLKLFKEKKILPAIAIGGGDIYSEHGDDVNKTFGSYYAVSSKNLKLKACNVGVTMGFGFNDSPASENTQVHGFFGGVSVTPSCLQQVSFVAEYDSNTLNVGATALLFKHLYLHAFVHDFENVVGGFAYKIYLKK, from the coding sequence ATGCCTAATTTAACACTTGAAGTGAGACGATTTTTAAGCATCCTATTTTTTGTTTGTTTGCCTGCATGGCTTTGTGCACAGGCGACTTCTGGTAGTATTGGTTTGTTGAATATTCCAAGTGCGGAAATGCAGAAGGATGGAACCTTTTTATTTGGGGCAAATTATTTACCACAAGAATTTACACCTAGTAGATTGTCTTATGATTCTGGAAATTATTATTTGAATCTTACCTTTCTACCTTTTATGGAAGTAAATTACCGGATGGTATTGTTGCAAAATGCAAAGACTTCAAAATATACAGAGCAGGACAGAACCTTTGGTCTTAAATTAAAATTGTTTAAAGAGAAAAAGATATTACCTGCCATTGCCATTGGGGGAGGTGATATCTATTCAGAACATGGTGATGATGTCAACAAAACCTTTGGTTCTTATTACGCAGTTTCGAGTAAAAATTTGAAACTGAAAGCCTGCAATGTTGGAGTTACGATGGGATTTGGGTTTAATGATAGTCCAGCTAGTGAAAATACACAAGTACATGGTTTTTTCGGAGGGGTTTCAGTAACACCTTCTTGTTTACAACAAGTTTCTTTTGTTGCAGAATACGATAGCAATACGCTTAATGTAGGAGCTACGGCCTTACTTTTTAAGCATCTCTATCTTCATGCTTTTGTGCACGATTTTGAAAATGTGGTAGGCGGTTTTGCTTATAAAATTTACCTGAAAAAATAA
- a CDS encoding YjbH domain-containing protein → MKHLIKLFLISLCLLTNFQVNAQGNLDDLSEKLCVIGFENVKVLAIDHQVLVSLENNVYSWDVEAISIALDCIAANVTENNNLTLYVLNHAIPQVQLQVSARNWEAFRKGELPKSKMKTVLHIESKIDSNYQLLEEQLFWNPNTNKVDLVIYPQMYLQNTGFHQIYETQINLNPVVEVDLWKGMQFTGQVIVPLVNDYGKEGDEVRPGFVTLNQNLRFGESYFGKLSVGNFNTNRYGAHASVFRPVLKNRVEVEANIGLTGASHFYQGRWMNEDINEFNWFVKSRYFHHEYGLELALSYGKYIYGDKGIRADVIRHFGRVSISFFAIYTGGESNGGFNFTIPLPTKKRKRKRSFRVMPANYFDWEYDAGTEFVKGQLYETKPNANRTEDIYNPIYLKSQLLTL, encoded by the coding sequence GTGAAACATCTAATTAAGCTATTTCTGATCAGCCTTTGCTTGCTGACCAATTTTCAGGTAAATGCGCAAGGAAATCTGGACGATTTAAGTGAAAAACTATGCGTTATTGGCTTTGAGAATGTAAAAGTTCTTGCTATTGATCATCAGGTTTTGGTAAGCTTGGAAAACAATGTATACTCTTGGGATGTAGAGGCCATAAGCATAGCTTTGGATTGCATTGCAGCAAATGTGACAGAGAATAATAATTTGACACTTTATGTGCTGAACCATGCCATTCCGCAAGTGCAGTTGCAAGTTTCAGCTCGCAATTGGGAAGCCTTCCGAAAAGGAGAATTGCCAAAGTCGAAAATGAAGACTGTTTTGCATATCGAATCAAAAATCGATTCCAATTATCAATTATTGGAAGAGCAACTGTTCTGGAATCCAAATACAAATAAAGTAGACTTGGTGATCTATCCGCAAATGTATTTGCAAAATACAGGCTTTCACCAGATTTACGAAACACAGATTAATCTAAATCCAGTTGTTGAAGTGGACCTTTGGAAAGGAATGCAATTTACTGGACAAGTAATTGTTCCACTAGTTAACGACTATGGAAAGGAAGGAGATGAGGTTCGTCCTGGTTTTGTTACACTAAATCAAAACCTGCGATTTGGAGAATCCTATTTTGGGAAATTGTCGGTGGGTAATTTTAATACCAATCGTTATGGTGCTCATGCAAGTGTTTTTCGTCCAGTTTTGAAAAATAGAGTGGAAGTGGAAGCTAATATTGGACTTACCGGAGCCTCTCATTTTTATCAAGGGAGGTGGATGAACGAAGACATAAATGAATTCAATTGGTTTGTTAAAAGCCGTTATTTTCATCACGAATATGGTTTAGAGTTAGCCCTTAGTTATGGGAAATACATTTATGGAGATAAAGGAATTAGAGCAGATGTAATTCGTCATTTTGGTCGGGTTAGCATTAGCTTTTTTGCCATATATACTGGTGGGGAATCCAATGGCGGATTTAATTTTACCATTCCCTTGCCTACAAAGAAAAGAAAGAGAAAAAGAAGCTTCCGTGTTATGCCAGCAAATTATTTCGATTGGGAATATGATGCAGGGACAGAGTTCGTAAAAGGACAGCTTTACGAAACCAAACCGAATGCCAATAGAACTGAAGATATTTATAATCCAATTTATTTAAAATCACAATTATTGACTTTATGA
- a CDS encoding GumC family protein produces MQNMNEMMEYFEMEEGTNVKEFIFRLLSKWHWFVLFGFLGLSGGYLISKYTQPTYKMTSTVLVHEESAGMGMDQLFEGFDMGSKTNIENHILMLKSYTLNRQALENMDRTISWFQKGNFTDVSLYKQSPYLIEEYSAENNLTGIALHVLPLGGNRYELEAVGEVVKHGVSQEVEFSQKGTYGQIFANEYFNFTLRKNEIFLGSNDRKFYFVFNDLNQLTKSYMNRLSVSLATKKADGINLNLEGNNPAREVDYMNELIRVYMNYGLAEKNRTSENTVRFIDEQLGQIVDSLSLAGQNFSDFRSKNGIVDLGQEAGLVVQKLEELESEKALAERRLDYFRNLKAYMGDAEQMKLMVSPSVVGIVDAGLNAQVVKLAEMYSRKSKLSFIAKEKNPSLLMVNNEITNTLASLDENLKNLLSNAEVELKSLSNRMDKINLELAGLPKTEQKLINIKRRFDLNNELYTFLLQKRAEAAITTASNVSDAQILDPARVDTAVKVGPKTVINLLVGLILGLALPFLVIVVGDYFNDTIKSKEDIEKESKLPIMGEIAHNNYYEELPIAKHPRSGIAESFRGLRTNLQYLFKQKDGCKVLAIHSMIPGEGKTFSSLNLASIIAMDNKKVLLVGCDLRKPRLHSIFEVDNKFGLSTYLIGNHTLKEIIQPTRTKNLHFVNSGPIPPNPAELLGTTAFGEFMAEAKKEFDYIVMDNAPVTLVTDGLLTGKHADANLFVLRQGYSNKNQIKFINQLAEKENISQLGIVLNDAVYNGYGYGYGKNYNSYGYGNGYYDEENSKKNWGQRLLRNFSKN; encoded by the coding sequence ATGCAAAACATGAATGAAATGATGGAATATTTCGAAATGGAAGAAGGAACTAATGTAAAAGAGTTCATTTTTCGTTTGCTTTCGAAATGGCACTGGTTTGTTCTTTTCGGATTTTTAGGTTTATCAGGTGGTTACTTAATCAGTAAATACACCCAGCCTACGTACAAGATGACAAGTACTGTTTTGGTACATGAAGAGTCTGCAGGCATGGGAATGGATCAATTGTTTGAAGGATTTGATATGGGGAGTAAAACCAATATCGAAAACCACATCCTGATGCTAAAATCTTATACTTTGAATCGTCAGGCATTGGAAAATATGGACCGAACGATTTCATGGTTTCAGAAGGGGAATTTTACAGATGTAAGTTTGTACAAACAATCGCCTTATTTGATAGAAGAGTATAGCGCCGAAAACAATTTAACGGGTATTGCTTTGCATGTTTTACCTCTTGGAGGGAATCGTTATGAGCTGGAAGCCGTAGGAGAAGTTGTTAAGCATGGTGTGAGTCAGGAAGTTGAGTTTTCTCAGAAAGGGACTTACGGTCAGATATTTGCAAACGAATATTTCAATTTTACGCTACGAAAGAACGAAATATTTTTAGGGTCGAATGATCGGAAATTTTATTTTGTGTTCAATGATTTGAATCAGCTGACAAAATCATATATGAATCGTTTATCGGTAAGTTTGGCAACGAAAAAGGCAGATGGAATTAACCTGAACCTGGAAGGAAACAATCCTGCTCGTGAGGTTGATTACATGAACGAATTGATTCGTGTGTACATGAATTATGGCTTGGCAGAAAAGAACAGAACTTCGGAAAATACGGTTCGTTTTATCGATGAACAATTGGGACAAATTGTAGATTCTTTGAGTTTGGCTGGGCAAAACTTTTCTGATTTCCGTTCAAAAAATGGGATTGTAGATTTGGGACAGGAAGCTGGTTTGGTTGTGCAAAAATTGGAAGAACTGGAATCGGAGAAAGCATTGGCCGAGCGTCGATTGGATTATTTCCGTAACCTAAAAGCCTATATGGGCGATGCAGAGCAAATGAAATTAATGGTGTCGCCATCGGTAGTAGGAATTGTAGATGCAGGATTAAATGCTCAGGTGGTTAAATTGGCCGAAATGTATTCGCGAAAATCGAAGCTTTCCTTTATCGCCAAAGAAAAAAACCCAAGTTTGTTAATGGTGAACAACGAAATCACCAATACCTTGGCTTCCTTAGACGAAAATCTGAAAAACTTATTGAGCAATGCAGAGGTAGAATTGAAGTCTTTGTCGAACCGCATGGACAAGATTAATCTGGAATTGGCAGGCTTGCCAAAAACAGAACAGAAGCTGATCAACATCAAGCGTCGTTTCGATTTGAACAACGAATTGTATACTTTCTTATTACAGAAACGTGCCGAAGCAGCCATAACAACGGCTTCGAATGTGTCGGATGCTCAAATACTCGATCCTGCTCGTGTTGATACAGCCGTAAAGGTTGGTCCCAAAACAGTAATTAACTTATTGGTTGGTTTAATTTTAGGTTTGGCTCTTCCATTTTTAGTGATTGTGGTGGGCGATTATTTTAACGATACCATAAAATCGAAAGAAGATATTGAGAAGGAAAGCAAGTTGCCGATAATGGGCGAGATTGCGCACAATAATTATTACGAAGAGTTGCCAATTGCCAAACATCCTCGTTCGGGAATTGCAGAATCTTTCCGTGGTTTGCGTACCAATTTGCAATACCTGTTCAAACAAAAAGACGGTTGCAAAGTTTTGGCCATTCACTCTATGATTCCTGGGGAAGGAAAGACCTTTAGCTCGTTGAATTTGGCCAGTATCATTGCCATGGACAATAAAAAAGTATTGCTGGTAGGTTGTGATCTGCGTAAGCCTCGTTTGCACTCCATTTTTGAGGTGGATAATAAGTTTGGTTTATCTACTTACTTAATTGGCAATCATACTTTAAAGGAAATTATTCAACCAACCAGAACAAAGAACCTGCATTTTGTAAATTCAGGTCCAATACCGCCAAATCCTGCTGAACTGTTGGGAACCACAGCTTTTGGGGAGTTTATGGCCGAAGCCAAAAAAGAGTTCGATTACATTGTCATGGATAATGCCCCAGTTACTTTGGTTACCGACGGTTTACTAACGGGCAAGCATGCCGATGCGAATTTGTTTGTTTTGCGTCAGGGCTATTCAAATAAGAACCAAATCAAGTTCATTAATCAGTTAGCCGAAAAAGAGAACATCTCTCAATTGGGAATTGTTTTGAACGATGCTGTTTACAATGGCTATGGCTATGGTTACGGAAAAAACTACAACAGTTATGGCTATGGCAACGGCTATTATGACGAAGAGAACTCAAAGAAAAATTGGGGGCAAAGATTGTTACGTAACTTTTCGAAAAATTAA
- a CDS encoding endonuclease domain-containing protein yields the protein MSRNKIIPYRKDLKILARKLRKNSTLSEILLWSDLRQKQILGFQFHRQVPMLDYIVDFYCHELHLAIEIDGESHSNEAIADNDEIRQKRLEEKGIHFLRFDDLEVKQNREVIINDIISWIEQNHNLA from the coding sequence ATGAGCCGAAATAAAATTATACCCTATCGAAAGGATTTAAAAATACTAGCAAGGAAGTTGAGAAAGAACAGTACTCTTTCGGAAATTCTTCTTTGGTCAGACTTGAGACAAAAGCAGATATTAGGCTTTCAATTCCATCGACAAGTGCCAATGTTGGATTACATTGTTGATTTTTATTGTCATGAATTACATTTAGCGATAGAAATTGATGGAGAGAGTCATTCTAATGAAGCTATAGCTGATAATGATGAGATTAGACAAAAAAGATTAGAGGAGAAGGGGATTCATTTTTTAAGATTTGATGACTTGGAAGTAAAGCAAAATAGAGAGGTGATTATTAATGATATTATAAGTTGGATTGAGCAAAACCATAATTTGGCTTGA
- a CDS encoding polysaccharide biosynthesis/export family protein produces the protein MKRLLFILLATGLFFSSCRTNKDLVYLSNTTDDELLEGIPAKTAEYIIKTNDNLYVDIQSMSPEVNAMFNPTQAAGATGGTSQNYGQPSSQYLNGFHVDLVGNIKLPVIGDVAVAGMTLNNARNAIQLRADEYLKDATVKVKLLSFKITVLGEVKSPGVYYNYNNNMTVLDGISMASGVTDYGRIQKVLVLRPTDKGSKTFRLDLSNKKFLSSDAFFLQPNDVVYVEPDKYKNVKLNSPLYSLFLSTLSTLILVLNIL, from the coding sequence ATGAAACGACTACTATTTATCCTACTTGCAACGGGTTTGTTTTTCTCCTCTTGCAGAACCAATAAAGATTTGGTGTACTTAAGCAATACGACTGATGATGAACTTTTAGAAGGGATTCCTGCAAAAACGGCAGAGTACATTATAAAAACCAACGACAATTTGTATGTGGATATCCAATCCATGAGTCCAGAGGTAAATGCCATGTTTAATCCTACGCAGGCAGCTGGAGCAACGGGAGGTACCTCTCAAAACTACGGACAGCCATCTTCTCAGTATTTAAATGGTTTTCATGTCGATTTAGTTGGAAATATTAAGTTACCCGTAATTGGAGACGTTGCAGTTGCAGGAATGACTTTGAATAATGCTCGAAATGCTATTCAGCTGAGAGCAGATGAATACTTGAAAGATGCTACGGTAAAAGTAAAATTGCTAAGTTTCAAGATCACCGTATTGGGAGAAGTTAAAAGCCCAGGAGTATATTACAATTACAACAACAACATGACCGTATTGGATGGGATCAGCATGGCTAGTGGTGTTACCGATTATGGTCGCATTCAAAAAGTATTGGTTCTTCGTCCAACAGATAAGGGCAGCAAAACTTTTCGTCTGGATCTAAGTAATAAAAAATTCCTATCATCAGATGCCTTTTTTCTACAGCCCAACGATGTGGTGTACGTAGAGCCCGACAAATACAAAAACGTAAAACTGAATTCACCGCTCTATTCGCTTTTCTTATCGACACTATCGACTTTGATATTGGTGCTTAATATCTTGTAG
- a CDS encoding sugar transferase — translation MIREREPALEKFSVAFQTIISVACFVAAMWLCEQFIKPIGGNMKEYKVVLLLIIPIWSFLLGQFSLGRMVRVKMYSALIVEYITVVFIGIALLMASIVMLDFDTISRVVLLQFSALNFIVLASYKLLFYRIMKKFRGKGYNTRSVLIIADKDSYYFIDRLLGTKDWGYQVYAIMTDSTYIKAKYGKRYTILSAQEDMTDLVDGKSIDEVMYCKSNLNQDEVKSLIYTCAEVGVVFRMQSEFLSVLSLRSQHSYFHQLPFLSFMNTPGNYLALKMKSVLDYLAASFILILISPVMLIITLAIKLDDGGPIFFAQKRVGRNGRRFPCLKFRTMVTNAEALKASLMAQNEQEGPVFKIKKDPRVTRIGHFLRRTSLDELPQFINVLRGEMSIVGPRPPVPAEVTQYERWQRRRLSMKPGITCIWQVSGRNNIPFEQWMKMDMQYIDSWSLKLDLILFLKTFKVMLTGDGQ, via the coding sequence ATGATTAGAGAACGCGAACCTGCACTGGAGAAATTCAGTGTTGCATTTCAAACCATTATTTCGGTGGCCTGTTTTGTTGCAGCCATGTGGCTCTGCGAACAATTTATTAAACCCATTGGCGGGAATATGAAAGAATACAAAGTTGTACTTCTTTTGATTATTCCGATATGGTCTTTTTTGTTGGGACAATTTAGCTTGGGACGTATGGTGCGTGTCAAGATGTACTCTGCGCTTATTGTTGAATACATAACCGTTGTATTCATAGGGATTGCGCTTTTAATGGCTTCTATTGTGATGCTCGATTTCGATACCATTTCGAGAGTTGTTTTGTTGCAGTTTTCGGCTCTTAATTTCATTGTCTTGGCAAGCTATAAGTTGTTGTTCTATAGAATAATGAAAAAGTTTCGTGGGAAAGGTTACAACACCCGTTCGGTTTTAATTATTGCTGATAAAGATTCTTACTATTTTATTGATCGCTTGCTGGGGACCAAAGATTGGGGCTATCAGGTATATGCGATCATGACAGACAGTACCTACATCAAAGCAAAATATGGAAAGCGTTATACCATCCTGTCAGCACAAGAAGACATGACCGATTTGGTAGATGGGAAATCCATTGATGAGGTGATGTATTGCAAAAGTAATTTGAATCAGGATGAGGTAAAAAGTTTGATTTATACTTGTGCTGAGGTGGGCGTTGTTTTTCGAATGCAATCGGAATTTTTGAGTGTTTTAAGTTTACGCTCGCAGCATTCCTATTTTCATCAGTTGCCATTCTTATCTTTCATGAATACCCCAGGGAATTATTTGGCACTAAAAATGAAATCGGTACTCGATTACCTTGCGGCATCTTTTATACTAATCCTGATTTCGCCCGTGATGTTGATCATCACTTTGGCCATAAAATTAGATGATGGAGGCCCAATCTTTTTTGCACAGAAACGAGTAGGCCGAAACGGTCGTCGCTTTCCATGCTTAAAATTCAGAACCATGGTTACCAATGCCGAAGCCTTAAAGGCAAGTTTAATGGCACAAAACGAACAAGAAGGACCGGTATTCAAGATAAAGAAGGATCCGAGGGTAACTCGCATCGGTCATTTTTTAAGAAGAACCTCTTTGGATGAATTGCCGCAGTTCATTAACGTATTGCGTGGCGAAATGTCTATCGTAGGTCCTCGACCACCAGTTCCTGCCGAGGTAACACAATACGAGCGATGGCAAAGAAGAAGATTGAGCATGAAACCGGGGATCACTTGCATTTGGCAAGTATCTGGTCGCAACAACATTCCTTTCGAGCAGTGGATGAAAATGGACATGCAGTACATCGATTCCTGGTCTTTAAAACTCGATCTAATCCTTTTCCTAAAAACCTTTAAGGTAATGCTAACGGGAGATGGGCAGTAA
- a CDS encoding GIY-YIG nuclease family protein — protein MEYRTYQVYILTNKNHTVLYTGVTSNLKLRVVQHKEKTNPKSFTARYNVDELVYYEQFFDIGEAIEREKQIKAGSRQKKIDLINEYNPEWRDLFETL, from the coding sequence ATGGAATACCGCACTTATCAAGTTTATATTCTTACGAATAAGAACCATACGGTTTTGTATACAGGTGTTACATCAAATTTGAAGTTACGGGTAGTACAGCACAAAGAAAAGACGAACCCTAAATCTTTTACGGCTCGCTATAATGTTGATGAACTGGTTTATTATGAGCAGTTTTTTGACATCGGTGAAGCCATTGAGAGGGAGAAACAAATAAAAGCAGGATCGAGACAAAAGAAAATAGACTTGATTAATGAGTATAATCCTGAGTGGAGAGATTTGTTCGAAACCCTGTAA
- a CDS encoding GDP-L-fucose synthase family protein yields MNIDSKIYIAGHKGLVGSALWKTLENKGYTNLIGRSFEELDLLNQAAVEAFFEAEKPEYVILAAAKVGGIVANNTYRGQFIYENMQIQNNVIHQSYVHGVKKLLFLGSTCIYPKMAPQPMPEDCLLTDTLEYTNEPYAIAKIAGLKMCEAYNLQYGTNFISVMPTNLYGPNDNFNLETSHVLPAMLRKIHLAKALEENNWDVIREDLSRRPVEGVDGNASEEEILAILNKYGIESQKVEKSKGQKVKLDLWGSGKPMREFLWSEDMAAACVFLLENRNFDEVVKESKGQRVETSEVKNTHINIGTGKEISIRELSECIQKEIGFKGIIDFDTTKPDGTMRKLTDPSKLHGLGWKHSIELEEGIRLMYEHYFQ; encoded by the coding sequence ATGAACATAGATAGTAAGATATATATTGCAGGTCATAAAGGGCTGGTTGGTTCGGCTCTTTGGAAGACCTTAGAAAATAAAGGATATACCAATTTAATAGGTCGCTCGTTTGAGGAGTTGGATTTATTGAATCAGGCAGCTGTAGAAGCTTTTTTTGAAGCTGAGAAACCAGAATATGTGATTTTGGCAGCTGCTAAAGTAGGAGGGATTGTTGCGAACAATACTTATCGTGGGCAGTTCATTTACGAGAACATGCAAATTCAGAACAATGTAATTCACCAAAGCTATGTGCATGGGGTGAAGAAGTTGTTGTTTTTAGGATCGACATGTATTTATCCGAAAATGGCTCCACAGCCAATGCCCGAAGATTGTTTGTTAACCGATACTTTGGAATACACCAACGAGCCTTATGCAATCGCGAAAATTGCAGGCCTAAAAATGTGTGAAGCTTACAACCTACAATATGGCACCAACTTTATTTCGGTAATGCCTACCAATTTGTATGGTCCGAACGACAATTTCAATTTGGAAACCTCGCACGTATTGCCAGCCATGCTTCGAAAGATCCATTTGGCAAAAGCACTGGAAGAGAACAATTGGGATGTTATTCGTGAAGACCTAAGCCGCCGACCAGTTGAAGGAGTGGATGGAAATGCGAGTGAAGAAGAGATTCTTGCTATCCTAAACAAATACGGTATTGAAAGTCAAAAGGTCGAAAAGTCAAAAGGTCAAAAAGTCAAATTGGATTTATGGGGAAGTGGTAAGCCAATGCGCGAATTCCTTTGGTCGGAAGACATGGCAGCGGCTTGTGTGTTCTTATTAGAGAATAGAAACTTTGATGAAGTAGTCAAAGAGTCTAAAGGTCAAAGAGTCGAAACGTCAGAAGTAAAGAACACGCATATCAACATAGGGACCGGAAAAGAGATCAGCATTCGTGAATTGTCGGAATGCATTCAAAAAGAGATTGGTTTTAAAGGCATCATCGATTTTGATACAACAAAACCAGATGGCACCATGCGCAAATTAACCGATCCATCGAAATTGCACGGTCTGGGTTGGAAGCACAGCATCGAATTGGAAGAGGGCATTCGCTTGATGTATGAGCATTATTTTCAATAA
- a CDS encoding GxxExxY protein, which translates to MADFICYDSIILELKVVNNLGDSQYKQLQNYLKATNKELGVLINFGTQSLTYKRIINLSR; encoded by the coding sequence ATTGCTGACTTCATTTGTTATGATTCGATTATACTAGAATTAAAAGTAGTTAACAATTTAGGTGATTCGCAATACAAGCAATTGCAAAATTATTTGAAAGCGACGAATAAGGAGTTGGGGGTTCTAATAAATTTTGGAACTCAATCTCTCACCTATAAACGCATTATCAACCTTTCGCGTTAA
- a CDS encoding GxxExxY protein — protein MSTDILFKDESYAIVGACMKVHTELGAGFLEAVYQEALEKEFEKKKDSI, from the coding sequence ATGTCGACTGATATTTTATTTAAAGACGAAAGCTATGCTATCGTGGGAGCTTGTATGAAAGTGCATACAGAATTAGGTGCAGGTTTTCTAGAGGCAGTTTATCAGGAAGCATTGGAAAAGGAATTTGAAAAAAAGAAAGATTCCATTTGA
- the gmd gene encoding GDP-mannose 4,6-dehydratase produces MTQKVALITGVTGQDGAYLSEYLLKMGYIVHGIKRRTSLFNTDRIDHLYQDPHVENRNFILHYGDLTDSMNITRIIQEVQPDEIYNLAAMSHVAVSFDTPEYTANADGLGTLRILEAVRFLGLSEKTRIYQASTSELYGLVQEVPQKETTPFYPRSPYAVAKMYAYWITVNYREAYNMHASNGILFNHESPYRGETFVTRKITRAAARIAMGMQEQLFLGNLSAKRDWGHAKDYIRAMHLVLQQEKADDYVIATGITTTVRDFVKFAFAECGITVEFRGEGVEEKAYLASIDTAMFIEKVGLEYLEKISKRIGECLLEVDPQYFRPTEVELLIGDPTKAKTVLGWEPEYDLPALVKDMVDADIVLFKKDAFLKGAGYQVLNYFE; encoded by the coding sequence ATGACACAAAAAGTTGCCTTAATTACCGGAGTTACCGGACAGGACGGAGCCTATTTATCCGAGTATTTACTGAAGATGGGTTATATCGTACACGGAATTAAACGCAGAACTTCTTTGTTTAATACCGATCGTATTGATCATTTGTATCAGGACCCACATGTTGAGAATCGCAATTTTATCTTGCACTATGGCGATTTAACCGATAGTATGAACATTACTCGTATAATTCAGGAGGTACAACCCGATGAAATATACAATTTGGCGGCCATGAGTCATGTGGCAGTTAGTTTTGATACGCCAGAGTACACAGCCAATGCTGATGGATTGGGAACCTTGAGAATTTTAGAGGCAGTACGCTTTTTGGGCTTGAGTGAAAAAACCCGTATTTATCAGGCATCAACATCGGAGTTGTATGGTTTGGTGCAGGAAGTACCACAAAAGGAAACGACACCATTTTATCCTCGCTCGCCCTACGCAGTTGCCAAAATGTATGCTTACTGGATTACGGTAAACTATCGAGAAGCTTACAACATGCATGCATCGAACGGTATTTTATTCAATCACGAGTCGCCTTATCGAGGAGAAACTTTCGTAACTCGTAAAATTACACGTGCTGCAGCTCGTATTGCTATGGGCATGCAAGAGCAATTGTTTTTGGGGAACCTGTCGGCAAAAAGAGATTGGGGTCATGCCAAAGATTACATCCGCGCGATGCACCTGGTATTGCAGCAAGAAAAAGCCGATGATTACGTAATTGCAACAGGAATTACAACAACAGTACGCGATTTTGTGAAGTTTGCCTTTGCCGAATGTGGTATTACGGTTGAGTTTCGTGGCGAAGGAGTAGAGGAGAAAGCTTATTTGGCTTCTATCGATACAGCTATGTTTATTGAAAAAGTAGGATTGGAATACCTGGAAAAGATTAGCAAGCGAATTGGTGAATGTCTACTAGAGGTTGATCCTCAATATTTCCGTCCTACCGAAGTAGAATTGCTAATTGGTGATCCTACCAAAGCGAAAACTGTATTGGGATGGGAGCCAGAATATGATTTACCTGCTTTGGTAAAAGACATGGTAGATGCAGATATTGTCTTGTTTAAAAAGGATGCATTCTTAAAAGGTGCTGGATACCAAGTGTTGAATTATTTTGAATAA
- a CDS encoding glycosyltransferase family 2 protein, producing MKVSVITIVYNNQACIADCIESVLAQTYPNIEHIVMDGGSTDGTQAVIEGYRNSLAHYQSEKDKGLYDALNKGIQKATGDVIGILHSDDLFFEKDTIAKVVEAFEYSQSDLVYANGLYVDQHDISQVKRIYGAKPFKKRYLPFGWIPLHTTIYAKKEVFQNLGLYNQDYSIASDYEISLRWFINPDVRTHFLDAYVVKMRLGGKSTTASLQKKKSSEDLKIMRLYGFPAWFTLGCKIGRKIPQYLLPRMVPQRVFLENKPINLSLRRKLQKV from the coding sequence ATGAAAGTATCTGTTATCACCATTGTGTATAACAATCAGGCTTGTATTGCCGATTGTATTGAGTCTGTATTGGCTCAAACTTACCCAAATATTGAGCACATTGTAATGGATGGAGGTTCTACCGATGGCACTCAGGCAGTAATTGAGGGTTATCGAAATTCTTTGGCCCATTATCAGTCGGAAAAAGACAAGGGTTTGTACGATGCCTTAAACAAAGGCATACAAAAAGCTACGGGAGATGTAATTGGGATACTTCATTCGGATGATTTGTTTTTTGAGAAGGATACCATTGCCAAGGTGGTGGAAGCATTTGAGTACTCGCAATCGGATTTGGTTTATGCCAATGGTTTGTATGTAGATCAGCATGATATCAGCCAGGTAAAAAGAATTTATGGCGCCAAGCCTTTTAAGAAACGTTACCTGCCTTTTGGTTGGATTCCTTTGCACACTACCATTTATGCAAAAAAGGAAGTTTTCCAAAACTTAGGTTTGTACAATCAGGATTATTCCATTGCCAGCGATTATGAAATTTCGCTGCGTTGGTTCATTAATCCAGATGTAAGAACTCATTTTTTAGATGCTTATGTGGTAAAAATGCGCCTGGGTGGTAAGAGTACTACAGCAAGCTTGCAAAAGAAAAAATCATCGGAAGATTTAAAAATCATGCGTTTGTATGGTTTTCCGGCTTGGTTTACACTGGGCTGTAAAATTGGTCGGAAAATACCGCAATACTTGCTTCCGCGAATGGTTCCGCAAAGAGTGTTTCTGGAGAACAAGCCGATTAATTTATCGCTAAGAAGGAAATTGCAGAAGGTTTAG